A genome region from Haloarcula ordinaria includes the following:
- a CDS encoding mechanosensitive ion channel family protein — translation MLQSYVLQLGVPAFLEETVAEIVAVLPRLVGALLVLLIGWVLGVAVAKVVRKVADRVELDRMVLETPIGRILGGTETAVSNAFGTLAKWFVYALAILAAANVLSISLLSEWISTATSYLPAFIAGLLVVVLGFVVADFIGDAIMRTRAATQTEYTSWFAQGTRMFLYFTAIVIGLDTMGVDVGILFVFANALAWGLAAAVAIGVGIAVGWGGHTYVAENIDRWMGRASAGTPTPHHSPQADGGEESEARRASSDIQSDGGEQNSPDGGE, via the coding sequence ATGCTACAATCGTACGTGCTCCAACTAGGAGTTCCGGCGTTCCTCGAGGAGACGGTTGCGGAGATCGTAGCGGTTCTCCCCCGGCTGGTCGGAGCGCTCCTGGTCCTCCTGATCGGCTGGGTCCTCGGAGTTGCCGTCGCCAAGGTGGTTCGGAAGGTAGCGGACCGGGTCGAACTCGACCGGATGGTACTCGAAACGCCGATTGGACGCATTCTTGGGGGAACCGAGACTGCCGTCTCGAACGCGTTCGGGACGCTCGCGAAGTGGTTCGTCTATGCGCTGGCGATCCTCGCCGCCGCAAACGTGCTTTCGATTTCGCTGCTGTCGGAGTGGATCTCGACGGCGACCTCGTATCTACCGGCGTTCATCGCCGGACTGTTAGTAGTCGTCCTCGGGTTCGTCGTCGCGGACTTCATCGGTGACGCCATCATGCGGACCCGGGCAGCCACCCAGACCGAGTATACCTCGTGGTTCGCGCAGGGCACGCGGATGTTCCTCTACTTCACGGCGATCGTGATCGGACTCGACACGATGGGCGTCGACGTCGGCATCCTGTTCGTCTTCGCCAACGCGTTAGCGTGGGGACTCGCCGCGGCCGTCGCGATCGGCGTCGGCATCGCTGTGGGATGGGGCGGCCACACCTACGTTGCAGAGAACATCGACCGCTGGATGGGACGTGCATCCGCCGGGACGCCGACGCCGCATCACTCGCCCCAGGCCGACGGCGGTGAGGAGAGCGAAGCGAGGCGAGCCTCATCG
- a CDS encoding DUF7558 family protein, which produces MQQTLTGCAFCDTPPGAEAGEAHTWGQDDRVTHPICVDCAIQSGPDPDERDHHACDGCGLVVDTPAALTRFRVELGHLEGPLQLCEHCSPGGLATYWTRDLKEHLVAE; this is translated from the coding sequence ATGCAGCAGACGCTCACGGGGTGTGCATTCTGCGACACTCCGCCCGGCGCCGAGGCTGGCGAGGCGCATACATGGGGTCAGGATGATCGGGTTACTCACCCCATCTGCGTCGACTGTGCGATCCAGTCGGGGCCTGATCCCGACGAGCGCGATCACCACGCCTGCGACGGGTGTGGGCTCGTCGTTGACACGCCTGCAGCGCTGACGCGGTTCCGCGTGGAACTGGGGCATCTCGAAGGCCCGTTGCAACTGTGCGAGCACTGTAGTCCAGGGGGGCTCGCAACGTACTGGACACGTGACCTCAAGGAGCATCTCGTGGCCGAGTGA
- a CDS encoding type II toxin-antitoxin system death-on-curing family toxin, with product MTDDVAYPSVELILDLHEQIVEEGDATEPGIRSEDAIESAVQYVSEGYFGEVPQTLHEKAVHLMRLLVADHPFVDGNKRTALRTVVVFYMLNGHTFDYGDEIRALLHRFATDEAAVDTETAVIYFRACARRN from the coding sequence GTGACTGACGACGTCGCGTATCCTTCGGTCGAGCTCATTCTCGATCTCCACGAGCAGATCGTTGAGGAGGGCGACGCCACAGAACCCGGAATTCGGTCGGAGGATGCAATCGAATCTGCAGTGCAGTACGTCTCTGAAGGCTACTTTGGGGAGGTTCCACAGACACTGCATGAAAAAGCGGTACATCTGATGCGTCTTCTCGTTGCAGATCATCCCTTTGTCGACGGAAACAAGCGGACTGCACTCCGAACGGTGGTTGTCTTCTACATGCTGAACGGACACACGTTTGATTACGGCGACGAAATTCGGGCCCTACTGCATCGCTTTGCGACCGATGAAGCCGCCGTCGACACTGAGACCGCAGTGATCTACTTCCGAGCGTGTGCTCGTCGCAACTGA
- a CDS encoding DUF7342 family protein produces the protein MPDTASTDGPPPFDDPFSEDDVEQRIYGTILQTREPTTASAIAERAECDPKTTRKYLSWFGELGIVIRHDGHPATYKRNNAYFEWRRINRLATNHSVKDLQQHVEKLTTHIDGYEEVYDAKTPAAVHAVEVAETSEKRTIDNVYSDLADWATAHEERTRYERARLQRASTDRQEI, from the coding sequence ATGCCCGACACAGCGTCCACGGACGGTCCCCCTCCTTTCGACGACCCATTTAGCGAGGACGACGTCGAACAACGCATCTACGGCACCATCCTGCAGACCCGGGAGCCGACGACGGCAAGCGCGATCGCCGAACGAGCAGAGTGTGACCCGAAGACTACCCGGAAATACCTCAGCTGGTTCGGAGAACTCGGCATCGTCATACGCCATGACGGTCATCCGGCCACCTACAAGCGGAACAACGCGTACTTCGAGTGGCGACGCATCAACCGACTCGCCACAAACCACTCCGTCAAGGACCTCCAGCAGCACGTTGAGAAGTTGACCACGCACATCGACGGCTATGAAGAGGTGTACGACGCCAAGACGCCAGCGGCCGTCCACGCCGTCGAGGTTGCCGAAACAAGCGAGAAGCGGACAATTGACAACGTGTACAGTGATCTCGCTGATTGGGCGACTGCCCACGAGGAGCGAACACGCTACGAACGTGCTCGCCTACAACGCGCCAGTACCGACCGCCAAGAGATATAA
- a CDS encoding MFS transporter, with protein sequence MSTETELKQGIREHLGQFSLHVLLVFATGLTIGSERAVVPVFGRDVLGVESLFVIGSFVISFGFVKALLNLYAGKWGSEYGRKPVLILGWVTALPLPIILIFAPSWGWITVGNILLGINQALTWSMAINAKIDIAGPEKRGLAVGIDEAFGYSGVAVGAWVTGVIAAQTSLRPEPFYFLAVVVVLAFLISVFLIKETVQLAEAEIDDEDHHDANLPFKEVLKRATYGDKTLFAAAQAGHIEKFVDTLFWLAVPLYLTSQGLGIAAVGFIVGVHSAMYFLQIATGGLADRIGRRPPVVAGMFLTGAGVLGMVLVEGYLPWAVLSGVSGLGMALLYPNLMTVPGDAAHPTWRATGMGVYRMWRDSGYGVGAILIGLSMEFVNAEAAFYMTAALMFVSGAIVYVWMEETHPEFGTHEPPAPATEQPARSVAQD encoded by the coding sequence ATGAGTACAGAAACTGAACTCAAACAGGGTATCCGCGAGCACCTCGGGCAGTTCTCACTCCACGTTCTCCTGGTGTTCGCCACCGGGCTGACGATTGGTTCCGAACGCGCCGTCGTGCCCGTGTTTGGTCGTGACGTCCTCGGCGTCGAGTCGCTGTTCGTCATCGGGTCCTTCGTCATCTCGTTCGGCTTCGTCAAGGCGCTGTTAAACCTCTACGCCGGCAAGTGGGGTAGTGAATACGGCCGCAAGCCTGTGCTCATCCTCGGCTGGGTGACCGCGCTCCCACTCCCTATCATCCTCATCTTCGCGCCGAGCTGGGGCTGGATCACCGTCGGGAACATCCTGCTGGGCATCAACCAGGCGTTGACCTGGAGTATGGCCATCAACGCGAAGATCGACATCGCGGGGCCCGAGAAGCGAGGGCTGGCCGTCGGCATTGACGAGGCCTTCGGGTACAGCGGTGTCGCCGTCGGTGCATGGGTCACGGGCGTCATCGCCGCCCAGACGAGTCTCCGGCCTGAGCCGTTCTACTTCCTCGCCGTCGTCGTCGTGCTGGCGTTCCTCATCTCGGTCTTCCTGATCAAGGAGACGGTCCAACTCGCGGAAGCCGAAATCGATGATGAAGACCACCATGACGCGAACCTCCCGTTCAAAGAAGTACTGAAGCGGGCGACCTACGGGGATAAGACGCTGTTCGCTGCGGCACAGGCGGGTCACATCGAGAAGTTCGTCGATACGCTGTTCTGGCTCGCCGTCCCGCTGTATCTCACGAGCCAAGGGCTCGGCATCGCAGCAGTTGGGTTCATCGTCGGTGTCCACAGCGCGATGTACTTCCTCCAGATCGCAACTGGTGGGCTCGCCGATCGTATCGGTCGCCGTCCGCCAGTCGTTGCGGGAATGTTCCTCACCGGCGCAGGCGTCCTCGGGATGGTCCTCGTCGAAGGGTACCTCCCGTGGGCCGTGCTCTCCGGCGTGTCCGGGCTCGGGATGGCGTTGCTCTACCCGAACCTGATGACTGTCCCTGGCGACGCCGCCCACCCGACGTGGCGAGCGACCGGAATGGGCGTCTACCGAATGTGGCGCGACTCGGGGTATGGCGTCGGCGCAATCCTCATCGGCCTCTCTATGGAGTTCGTGAACGCCGAAGCCGCGTTCTACATGACCGCCGCCCTGATGTTCGTCTCTGGGGCGATCGTGTACGTGTGGATGGAAGAGACCCACCCCGAGTTTGGAACCCACGAACCACCTGCTCCTGCAACGGAGCAACCAGCCCGGTCGGTGGCACAAGACTAA
- a CDS encoding MBL fold metallo-hydrolase, whose amino-acid sequence MSDISPEELGERLQDSENNLLVVDIRHQGEFDDWHVPGSVNVDVYDELAGDPDEAKAALSDLPEAKEIVTVCGAGLAAETATEVLQEMNYNAETLEDGMNGWSRVHRHASVSVDLDGTLVQIARPGKGCLSHVLISDGKAAVFDPSHYLEEYEGILDEYDAKLVGVFDTHAHADHVSGAAELADRHGVPYYLHPKDALAIGATPIEDGRTVAVGSLDIEVIHTPGHSEGSVSFDIEGSALITGDTLFHESVGRVELGVEAGIEDSNVEQNAATLYESLQRLQDRADDALVLPAHDPGSPEPPVTATLSEVRERNEDLGRDREEFIQELASDIPDHPPNFERVKRTNVGQESVPADELAELELGPNNCAAE is encoded by the coding sequence ATGTCGGATATTTCCCCCGAGGAACTCGGTGAACGACTGCAGGACAGCGAAAACAACCTGCTCGTAGTCGATATTCGCCACCAAGGAGAGTTCGATGACTGGCACGTTCCGGGTAGCGTCAACGTCGACGTCTACGACGAACTGGCTGGCGACCCTGACGAAGCCAAGGCCGCTCTTTCGGACCTCCCAGAAGCGAAAGAGATCGTTACGGTCTGTGGTGCAGGACTCGCCGCGGAGACGGCAACGGAAGTCCTCCAAGAGATGAACTATAACGCGGAAACGCTCGAAGACGGAATGAACGGATGGAGTCGCGTTCACCGCCATGCGTCGGTCTCTGTCGACCTCGATGGAACGCTCGTCCAGATCGCACGACCAGGGAAAGGCTGTCTCTCACACGTGCTTATTTCGGACGGTAAAGCCGCCGTCTTCGACCCGTCGCACTACCTCGAGGAATACGAGGGAATTCTCGACGAGTACGACGCCAAACTCGTCGGTGTCTTCGACACGCACGCCCACGCCGACCACGTTTCCGGCGCTGCAGAACTGGCCGATCGTCACGGCGTTCCCTACTACCTCCACCCGAAGGACGCACTTGCCATCGGTGCAACGCCCATTGAGGATGGACGGACTGTAGCGGTCGGCAGCCTCGATATCGAGGTCATCCACACGCCGGGACACAGCGAAGGAAGCGTCTCGTTCGATATCGAGGGGTCGGCACTGATTACGGGCGACACGCTCTTCCACGAGAGCGTAGGCCGCGTCGAACTTGGCGTCGAAGCCGGAATTGAAGATTCCAACGTTGAGCAGAACGCCGCGACGCTCTACGAGAGCCTCCAGCGACTTCAGGACCGAGCGGATGACGCGCTCGTGCTGCCGGCACACGACCCAGGTTCGCCGGAACCGCCAGTGACCGCAACGCTGAGCGAGGTCCGAGAGCGGAACGAGGACCTCGGCCGCGACCGCGAGGAGTTCATCCAGGAACTCGCGTCAGATATCCCGGATCATCCGCCGAACTTCGAGCGTGTCAAGCGAACGAACGTGGGGCAAGAATCAGTTCCCGCCGACGAACTGGCCGAGCTTGAACTGGGTCCCAACAACTGTGCAGCGGAGTGA
- a CDS encoding helix-turn-helix domain-containing protein, with the protein MSLYEASFRVKHECPYREISERYPDLTIREWYLDDCQVIEITAPGTPTDDLLDEIDRLGTILHESIDDTGLHVVTQSCLCSLEDSIIERFETHNCLYQPPTIHRQGWEHYSVIAFDESDIRTLLPELEADRDIEILSKTAITEQRIPHSMLAPVDQLFEDVTERQMAALRLALESGYYEQPRKTSLRDLADQTAVARSTYEEHLRKAENKLLTNAGQFLRLVTATSTADPLEVEKTRQAEQAAD; encoded by the coding sequence ATGAGTCTCTACGAGGCCTCGTTCCGGGTTAAACACGAGTGTCCGTATCGAGAGATATCCGAGCGGTATCCGGATCTCACGATTCGTGAGTGGTATCTGGACGACTGCCAGGTAATCGAAATCACAGCGCCGGGGACTCCGACTGACGATCTCCTCGATGAGATCGACCGCTTAGGAACAATTCTTCACGAGTCAATCGACGATACTGGCCTCCACGTCGTCACACAATCGTGCCTCTGCTCACTAGAGGATTCTATCATCGAACGGTTCGAGACACACAATTGCCTGTACCAGCCACCGACGATTCATCGTCAGGGCTGGGAGCACTACTCCGTGATTGCCTTCGATGAGAGTGATATTAGAACTCTCCTTCCCGAGTTGGAAGCTGACCGCGATATCGAAATTCTCTCGAAGACGGCGATCACTGAACAACGAATCCCACACAGTATGCTGGCCCCGGTCGACCAGTTGTTCGAAGACGTGACCGAACGACAGATGGCGGCACTTCGGTTGGCGTTGGAGAGTGGCTACTACGAACAGCCCCGGAAGACGTCACTCCGTGACCTGGCCGACCAGACGGCCGTCGCTCGCTCGACGTACGAAGAACACCTCCGGAAAGCGGAGAACAAACTTCTCACGAACGCGGGACAGTTCCTGCGACTGGTTACAGCGACATCGACAGCAGACCCATTAGAGGTCGAAAAGACTCGCCAAGCTGAGCAGGCAGCCGACTAA
- a CDS encoding copper-translocating P-type ATPase, protein MDDHKHSDDGDHTHHDHSDHGASDEPNEIADDREVDRVEQGILEEEGEDAEKVEEEIHERTEHEMGNGADGHGDGHDGHGGMHEGHEQMFRRRFFVSMLLSIPVLLYSETLQGWLGFTVPAFPGSEWINPVFAVIVFAYGGVPFLRMAAPELEDRSPGMMTLISMAITVAFIYSLASVVFPTQSAFFWELVTLIDIMLLGHWIEMRSVRRASSALDELAKLMPDTAERITESGDTEEVPVSELSEGDLVLVRPGASVPSDGVVEDGDSDVNESMITGESRPVSKEPGDEVIGGTVNGDGSLRVRIGATGDETTLAGIMRLVEEAQESKSKTQVLADRAAGWLFYVAVAAAVVTAIAWTVAISFDATVIERVVTVLVIACPHALGLAIPLVVAISTSLAARNGMLVRDRIAMEEARNLDAIIFDKTGTLTEGEHGVVGMETTDGVDEDDALALAAAVESDSEHMIARAIRHAADERGIDAPDADDFEAMKGRGVRAMVDDDEIYVGGPNLLNHLDSDVPGTLQTFAKEAGENAQTVVYLVREGELIAAFAMADVIREESYRVVDALHELGIEVAMLTGDSQDVADSVADELGIDTVFAEVLPEDKDEKVQELQDQGKLVAMVGDGVNDAPALTRADVGIAIGSGTDVAVQSADVILVQNNPMDVVRLVKLSKASYRKMQENIVWAAGYNVFAIPLAAGVLAPIGILLSPAVGALLMSLSTVIVAINAQLLRRVDLSFPNLPEVSPPTDAQTAD, encoded by the coding sequence ATGGACGACCACAAACATTCAGACGACGGCGATCACACCCATCACGATCACTCCGACCACGGCGCGAGTGACGAACCGAATGAGATAGCCGACGACCGGGAGGTCGACCGGGTCGAACAGGGAATACTCGAGGAGGAAGGGGAAGACGCCGAAAAAGTCGAAGAGGAGATCCACGAACGAACCGAGCACGAGATGGGGAACGGAGCGGACGGTCACGGAGACGGTCACGACGGCCACGGCGGAATGCACGAGGGGCACGAGCAGATGTTCCGTCGGCGTTTCTTCGTCTCGATGCTTCTCTCAATCCCGGTCCTTCTGTACAGCGAAACCCTTCAGGGGTGGCTTGGATTTACGGTGCCGGCGTTCCCGGGCAGCGAGTGGATCAACCCCGTCTTCGCGGTAATCGTCTTCGCCTATGGTGGCGTCCCGTTCCTCCGGATGGCCGCTCCGGAACTAGAGGATCGCTCGCCCGGGATGATGACGCTCATCTCGATGGCGATCACCGTCGCGTTCATCTACAGCCTCGCGAGCGTCGTCTTCCCCACGCAGTCGGCGTTCTTCTGGGAGTTGGTGACGCTGATCGACATCATGCTATTGGGCCACTGGATCGAGATGCGCTCCGTACGCCGAGCTTCGAGCGCCCTCGACGAGCTGGCGAAGCTCATGCCCGACACGGCAGAGCGGATCACTGAAAGTGGGGATACCGAGGAGGTGCCGGTGAGCGAGCTGTCGGAGGGTGACCTTGTCCTTGTGCGCCCCGGCGCAAGTGTCCCGTCCGACGGCGTCGTTGAGGACGGTGACTCCGACGTGAACGAGTCGATGATCACCGGCGAGTCTAGACCCGTCTCGAAAGAACCTGGCGACGAGGTCATCGGCGGCACGGTCAACGGCGACGGAAGTCTCCGCGTTCGGATCGGCGCCACGGGCGACGAGACGACGCTGGCAGGCATCATGCGCCTGGTTGAAGAGGCCCAGGAGAGTAAGTCGAAGACGCAGGTCCTCGCCGATCGCGCCGCGGGCTGGCTGTTCTACGTCGCCGTTGCGGCGGCAGTCGTGACCGCGATTGCGTGGACGGTCGCGATCTCGTTCGATGCGACGGTAATCGAGCGTGTCGTGACCGTTCTGGTCATCGCGTGCCCACACGCACTCGGGCTCGCTATCCCGCTCGTCGTCGCGATCAGCACGTCGCTTGCAGCCCGGAATGGTATGCTCGTCCGAGACCGGATTGCCATGGAGGAAGCCCGGAACCTCGACGCAATCATCTTCGACAAGACCGGGACACTCACCGAAGGCGAACACGGCGTGGTCGGGATGGAGACCACCGACGGCGTCGACGAGGACGACGCCCTGGCGCTGGCCGCCGCCGTCGAAAGCGACTCGGAACACATGATTGCGCGGGCGATCCGGCATGCGGCCGACGAGCGGGGGATCGACGCGCCCGATGCTGATGACTTCGAGGCGATGAAAGGGCGGGGCGTCCGGGCGATGGTCGACGATGACGAGATATACGTCGGCGGCCCGAACCTCCTGAATCACCTCGACAGTGACGTTCCGGGTACGCTCCAGACCTTTGCCAAAGAGGCCGGTGAGAACGCACAGACGGTCGTGTACTTGGTTCGTGAGGGTGAACTGATCGCCGCGTTCGCGATGGCGGACGTGATCCGCGAGGAGAGTTACCGGGTCGTCGACGCGCTCCACGAACTCGGCATCGAAGTGGCGATGCTGACTGGCGATTCCCAAGACGTGGCCGACTCGGTGGCCGATGAGCTGGGCATCGACACGGTGTTCGCTGAGGTGCTGCCCGAGGATAAGGACGAGAAGGTTCAGGAACTCCAGGACCAGGGCAAACTCGTCGCGATGGTCGGCGACGGCGTCAACGACGCGCCGGCGCTGACGCGGGCGGACGTCGGTATCGCCATCGGTAGCGGGACGGACGTCGCCGTCCAGTCCGCAGACGTCATCCTCGTCCAGAACAACCCGATGGACGTGGTCCGCCTCGTGAAACTGAGCAAGGCGAGTTACCGGAAGATGCAGGAGAACATCGTTTGGGCCGCTGGCTACAACGTCTTCGCCATCCCGCTGGCAGCCGGCGTCCTTGCACCGATTGGGATTCTGCTGTCACCTGCAGTGGGCGCACTCCTGATGTCGCTAAGTACCGTCATCGTCGCGATCAACGCGCAATTGCTCCGGCGCGTCGATCTGTCGTTCCCAAACCTCCCAGAAGTATCACCACCTACTGACGCTCAAACTGCAGACTGA
- a CDS encoding heavy-metal-associated domain-containing protein gives MLTTITVEGMTCGHCEQTVEEALRDVSGVTDATADREAEQASVDGDADTTALVQAVEDAGYTAHA, from the coding sequence ATGTTAACTACCATCACCGTCGAGGGAATGACCTGCGGCCACTGTGAGCAGACAGTAGAAGAAGCGCTACGAGACGTAAGCGGCGTGACCGACGCGACTGCCGATCGAGAGGCCGAACAGGCGAGCGTCGATGGTGACGCTGACACCACAGCACTCGTTCAAGCCGTCGAAGACGCTGGATACACGGCACACGCTTGA
- a CDS encoding SHOCT domain-containing protein, with product METKRVLPRCFSHSSLFVAATRTAAAHGGGSYGGGMMGGGWGLFGGAMGLWGLLWMALIIGLPIYIGYALLNRSSDENDAQSLSVLRERYARGELSDDEFDRRRKQLERTG from the coding sequence TTGGAAACTAAGCGTGTCCTGCCTAGATGTTTTAGTCATTCGTCGCTGTTTGTCGCGGCGACTCGAACGGCTGCTGCCCATGGTGGTGGGAGCTACGGCGGCGGCATGATGGGCGGCGGCTGGGGTCTCTTCGGCGGAGCGATGGGGCTCTGGGGACTCCTCTGGATGGCCCTCATCATCGGTTTGCCTATCTACATCGGCTATGCGCTCCTCAACCGAAGTTCCGACGAGAACGATGCGCAGTCGCTGTCGGTTCTCCGTGAGCGCTACGCCCGTGGTGAGCTCTCAGACGATGAATTCGATCGACGGCGAAAACAGCTCGAACGTACCGGATGA
- a CDS encoding DUF302 domain-containing protein gives MEYTIQTSVTGEFDDVVDTTIAALEDEGFGVLCDIDIQATLKEKLGEEFRQYRILGACNPPLAYEGLTEEIELGALLPCNVIVYETDDGEVMVSAVDPQQLVGIADNDALDSIATEVNERFERVLSAVTDELGSKSEA, from the coding sequence ATGGAATACACAATACAGACTTCAGTCACCGGCGAGTTCGACGATGTCGTCGACACGACGATTGCTGCGCTGGAAGACGAAGGATTCGGAGTCCTCTGTGACATCGACATCCAAGCGACGCTCAAGGAAAAACTCGGCGAAGAGTTCCGTCAGTACCGCATTCTCGGTGCATGCAATCCCCCACTGGCATACGAGGGACTGACCGAAGAAATTGAACTCGGCGCACTCCTCCCGTGTAACGTCATCGTCTACGAAACCGACGACGGCGAGGTCATGGTGAGTGCCGTCGATCCGCAGCAATTAGTTGGCATCGCAGACAACGACGCGCTCGATTCAATCGCGACAGAGGTCAACGAGCGTTTCGAGCGTGTTCTCTCGGCCGTCACCGACGAACTAGGCTCCAAGTCGGAGGCCTGA
- a CDS encoding thioredoxin family protein: MTEVILFTQETCGACATQREKNDGIEDAYPDVEFREVDNQTDLETAEEYGVRKTPTTLVYANGERTDEFIGIVDRDELEAAIERADQQSIGLTQRLASIIRS; encoded by the coding sequence ATGACGGAAGTAATCCTGTTCACACAGGAGACGTGCGGGGCGTGCGCAACGCAACGAGAGAAAAACGACGGCATCGAAGATGCGTATCCGGATGTCGAATTTCGCGAGGTCGACAACCAGACTGATCTGGAGACGGCCGAGGAGTACGGCGTCCGAAAGACGCCAACGACGCTCGTGTATGCGAACGGGGAGCGGACTGACGAGTTCATCGGCATCGTTGACCGGGACGAACTGGAGGCGGCTATCGAACGTGCAGACCAGCAATCGATCGGACTCACGCAACGGCTCGCTAGCATCATCCGCAGTTAA
- a CDS encoding plastocyanin/azurin family copper-binding protein encodes MTDYSRRQFLGALGAGTVASAGLTRPVAAQETPVVEMGNNYFDPIGLHVEPGTTVRFELAAGAHSATAYENRIPADASAFDSGTISSGSFEYTFEEPGTYDYYCIPHKSIGMVGRIVVGNPGGPAEESPIPDGNVPESDAIVEQGAIAYGSSTGGGGNSGGGMMGPGMGSGPGMMNGRNDGWFSGLPFVGGVLGMLGLVAGLLYWALGRDGEPPESDDSAMETLQRRYARGEIDEAEFQRRRERLVQNQEN; translated from the coding sequence ATGACAGACTACAGTAGACGCCAGTTCCTAGGAGCACTCGGTGCCGGCACAGTCGCAAGTGCGGGACTCACCCGGCCAGTTGCTGCACAGGAAACGCCCGTCGTCGAGATGGGGAACAACTACTTCGACCCGATCGGGCTCCACGTCGAACCCGGCACGACCGTTCGCTTCGAGCTAGCGGCCGGGGCCCACTCGGCGACCGCTTACGAGAACCGGATTCCGGCCGACGCCAGCGCATTCGACAGCGGGACCATCTCGTCGGGATCCTTCGAGTACACGTTCGAAGAGCCAGGCACGTACGACTACTACTGTATCCCACACAAGTCAATCGGAATGGTCGGTCGCATCGTTGTCGGCAACCCTGGCGGTCCAGCCGAAGAAAGTCCGATCCCGGACGGCAACGTGCCCGAGAGCGACGCGATCGTCGAACAGGGTGCAATAGCGTATGGGTCCAGCACCGGTGGTGGCGGGAACTCTGGTGGCGGAATGATGGGTCCAGGGATGGGGTCTGGCCCAGGGATGATGAACGGCCGAAACGATGGCTGGTTCAGCGGGCTGCCGTTCGTCGGCGGGGTACTCGGAATGCTGGGGCTGGTTGCCGGACTACTCTACTGGGCACTGGGTCGAGATGGTGAACCTCCCGAGAGCGATGATTCCGCGATGGAAACCCTCCAACGCCGATACGCACGAGGCGAGATCGACGAAGCGGAGTTCCAACGACGCCGTGAGCGATTGGTGCAGAATCAAGAGAACTGA
- a CDS encoding SHOCT domain-containing protein: MSTERTSDGLLRIVLIVLAVIVLFPLLMMVFAMPMMGMMGWWWGGGMAGGLSPLWGIGMMLVWLVVLVGIGYLLYRGLVGGVGSSLTGDRALEELRVAYARGDLSDEEFEERRAKLSREEWQ, encoded by the coding sequence ATGTCCACAGAGCGCACGTCCGACGGCTTGCTCCGCATCGTCCTGATAGTCCTGGCGGTAATCGTCCTGTTCCCGCTGTTGATGATGGTGTTCGCGATGCCGATGATGGGCATGATGGGCTGGTGGTGGGGCGGCGGGATGGCTGGCGGTCTCTCGCCGCTGTGGGGTATCGGGATGATGCTCGTCTGGCTCGTCGTCCTCGTCGGTATCGGTTATCTCCTCTATCGCGGCCTCGTCGGCGGTGTCGGGTCATCGCTGACCGGCGACAGGGCACTCGAGGAACTCCGAGTGGCGTACGCTCGCGGTGATCTCTCCGACGAGGAGTTTGAGGAACGCCGCGCGAAACTCAGCCGCGAGGAGTGGCAATAG